In the genome of Synergistaceae bacterium, the window GACGTTGCTGTTCACCATGGCCACAGTTTCAACCTGCTCCATGGCGTTTTGAAGGCGTTTCAACTGACGGTTGAGGCGCACCTCATTCTTCCGCAGCTCGAGCACCTGCTGTCGAAGCTCCTCGACCTCCAGAGCTGTGTCACTGGATATCACAGCGTTTTCCAATACAAATGCCCTCCCCTACGAAAAGACACAGGCAATCAAAGTATAATTATGGAAGCGGTTTTTGAGTTTTCCGTCTTCACTGTAAACAGGGCAGATTTCCCCGCCGGAATAGGAGAACATGAACGGAACGTCCCCGGAAAACTTCCGAACGATTCGAGTTTCGCTGGCGAAGTCCGGACTGAGGATAAAATAGCGTCCACGGCAGGAATACGCCAGAATGCCATTGATATGCTCCACCTTCATGATCTCGCCCAGAGATTCCTGCGTCGTCTGAAGGATACCTTCGCGATTCAAAGATCCCAGGGTCACGCCCGCGCCCGTGGGGATGCTCCCGCCGTAGACGCCGTCTCCCTCCGGAGTGACGCCATACATGAGCAGCGCCACCGGACGGGTGCCATCCTCATAATCCACCATAAACGGGCTGGCCAGAGCCGGCCCCCATTTCAGGTCCTCGGTATGCATACCCAAACTTTCCAGATATTCCAGAAGAGGCAGACCGTTGACGGACTTCACCACGTAGCCCTCCGAGTCGGTGACAATCCCCTTCTGCTGCTGAATGCTGTGCTCCGGAAGCGCAATGACGGTGAACTTCGCGTTGACGTCTCCTTTCATCAGGAGAAGAGCCGCGGTGTTTTGATGAGCCTGGTCGTTGCAGATCGTCTGGCTTTCCTCCCGACCCGAGACGGAATGGTCGCAGGACACCGTGCCGAATATGGGTATGCCTCCGGAAATTTCGTCGAGCTTCTCCAGAAACTGTCCGCCGCTGACCTCTCCCATCAGCGGGAAAAAGGCCATGATGAAGGAGGGATCTCCCCCCAGTTTGCTTTTTGCCCGGGCATGGGTATCCATAACCGTGCGTTCGATGTTCTCAGCAGTGATGGTTTCAGACATGGCCGTCGAAAAGGAAACGTCGTCGCTGTAAAGCATGGTGAAGATCAGAACCTCGTTTCCTCCCTCGTCCCTGCAGGCGCCGCTGGTGGTAGTACAGCCGATCACCTCGAAGGGCAGTCGCTCGTACAGCGCCTTCACAACACCGGTCTCGATGTATTCGCTGTAACAGTGCACAAGCCCCACCGCATTTTTGAAGCTGCAGTTCTCCAGATCCAGCTGACGAACGACATCACCCACCGCAACTTCCACATCGTCGATTTCAGTTGTATATGCGCATCGCATTTTGATCATTCAGGGCATCCTCCGAACCAGCTCTACTGCCAAAATATTTTTACTAACTCAAAAAATCCAGTATATGCCTGCCCGCATGCGGAAATTCCTGTCGAGTTGAATAACTACTACAAAAATACCGGCAATTTACTGATTTTGCACATGAGAAAATAACCTGACATTATTATTGTAACATATCCGAGCCATTTGGGCGGACTTGCGGTTTGACAGGACGGACCCGCGTCAAATAAAATCTGCTTGACATGAACAGGCCTCGGACGCATACTTGATAATATATTAGATGGAATGCCGCAGCCGGCGTTTGCACCACAAGAGATGAGTGCTGAAAGATCGGCACAAAGGAGAAGATGGTTTATGGAGAAGAGAGAGCTTGTCATTATTGGAGCCGGGCCGGCGGGAATGGCCGCCGCGATTTATGGGCGACGGGCGGGACTTGACGTGCTGCTTCTGGAGAGAGGCGCCACGGGAGGACAGATCAACATCACCGACGAAATCGAAAACTGGCCCGGCGTTCAGCATGCTACGGGGCCGGAACTGGGCAACATGTTCCGGGAGCACGCTTTGAAGTTCAAGGCGGAAATCCGCATGGCGGACGTCAAAAAAGTGGAACTTCGCGGAGACAGCCGGATTGTTGTCACCGACACGGGAGAAATCGAAGCGGAGGCCGTCATCGTGGCCACAGGCGCGTACTTCCGCCGTCTGGGCTGCCCGGGAGAGGACGAGCACATCGGCCAGGGCGTCAGCTACTGCGCCGTGTGTGACGGAGCCTTTTTCGAGGGAGAAGAGATCGCCGTGGTGGGCGGGGGCAACAGCGCTGTGGAAGAAGGCGTGTACCTGACCAACTTTGCGTCCAAAGTCTACATCATTCACCGTCGGGACGAGTTTCGCGCGGACCGGGCCGCGGTGGAGCGAGCGCTTTCCAACCCGAAGATCGTCCCCGTCTGGAACAGCGTTGTGGAGCGCATCGAAGGCGACGGAGCCGTGGAAAATCTCGTCCTGAAAAACGTCAGGACCGGCGAAACCTCCAGCCTGAAGGTGGCGGGCGTATTCATGTTCGTGGGACAGGCGCCTTACGACGAATGCGTCAGAGGCCTCGTGAAGGCCACAAAAGAGGGCTGGATCCTGGTCAACGAAAAGATGGAAACGTCCGTGGACGGAATCTTCGCCGCCGGAGACGTCTGCAACAAGCACCTGCGTCAGGTTCTGACGGCGGCCTCCGACGGAGCCATTGCGGCCATGGGAGCCTCCTCTTACATCAACGAGCAGATTCACCTGCGGGCCGTCCTCCTGGAGCCCGAGTCCGTGACGGCGTTCTTTTACTCGAGCATCGACGAGAAGCAGGCTCACCTGTCCAACGAGGTCGAAAAATTCGCCAAAAAGCAGGGTAAAAAGATTCCCATCATCGACGGGTACAAAAACGCGCGCATGATCGAAAAGCTGGATATCGGCTCCCAGCTTCCGGCCGTCGTGGAACTGCGCAGGGGCAGTGTGGCGAAGGTCGAAAAACTCGCCTCGGAAGCCGACATCGCAAAAATACTGGGATAAAAATCTCAAATGATCCTCACCGTTACGTTCAATCCGGCAGTCGATATGGATTTTCTCGTCGAGGACTTTCTTCCCGGCAGGCGATACAGAGCGGACGTGTCGCGGCGCAGCCCGGGAGGAGCGGGAATCAACATCTCCATTATCCTGCGTCGCCTCGGACAGCCATCCATCGCGTCGGGATTTTTGGCCGGATTCGACGGGCTGTATATTCTGGAGGCCCTTCGAAAAGAGGGCATTTCCACGAATTTCATCCATACCGGCGGGGAAACGCGAATCAACGTCTGCATCATTGATGTGGAGCGTAATGTGGAGACGAGACTGCACGAGCGGGGAATCGAAATTCCCGCCCAGGACAGAAAAATTTTTCTGCGCAATTACGAGCGGATTTTGACCCGCGCTCACGCGGTCTGTCTGGGAGGATCCCTGCCTCCCGGACTGAACGTCTCCATCTACGGGGAAATGGTGAAGATGGCAAAAAACGCGTCTCTTCCGGTGGTCGTCCATCCGACGGAGGACGCTCTGGAGGCCGCCCTGGAGGAGGCCCCCACCGTGGTCAAACTGGACTATCAGTCCCGGCTTTCGGAAACCGGCCTCGCAGGTCAGGAAGAGGTGAACGCTTTCGCGAAACAGGCCCTCCTTCTGCGCGGCCGCGGCACCCAGTGGGTCATCACG includes:
- a CDS encoding PfkB family carbohydrate kinase, which codes for MILTVTFNPAVDMDFLVEDFLPGRRYRADVSRRSPGGAGINISIILRRLGQPSIASGFLAGFDGLYILEALRKEGISTNFIHTGGETRINVCIIDVERNVETRLHERGIEIPAQDRKIFLRNYERILTRAHAVCLGGSLPPGLNVSIYGEMVKMAKNASLPVVVHPTEDALEAALEEAPTVVKLDYQSRLSETGLAGQEEVNAFAKQALLLRGRGTQWVITSLSREKVAFASPGGLWIAENPLSEMRYVYATEDALLAGLLAGLQERFSSERAIRLAMACCRECATHHEKFPENRSCVEKLTSDVLLTKID
- a CDS encoding FIST C-terminal domain-containing protein codes for the protein MIKMRCAYTTEIDDVEVAVGDVVRQLDLENCSFKNAVGLVHCYSEYIETGVVKALYERLPFEVIGCTTTSGACRDEGGNEVLIFTMLYSDDVSFSTAMSETITAENIERTVMDTHARAKSKLGGDPSFIMAFFPLMGEVSGGQFLEKLDEISGGIPIFGTVSCDHSVSGREESQTICNDQAHQNTAALLLMKGDVNAKFTVIALPEHSIQQQKGIVTDSEGYVVKSVNGLPLLEYLESLGMHTEDLKWGPALASPFMVDYEDGTRPVALLMYGVTPEGDGVYGGSIPTGAGVTLGSLNREGILQTTQESLGEIMKVEHINGILAYSCRGRYFILSPDFASETRIVRKFSGDVPFMFSYSGGEICPVYSEDGKLKNRFHNYTLIACVFS
- the trxB gene encoding thioredoxin-disulfide reductase; translation: MEKRELVIIGAGPAGMAAAIYGRRAGLDVLLLERGATGGQINITDEIENWPGVQHATGPELGNMFREHALKFKAEIRMADVKKVELRGDSRIVVTDTGEIEAEAVIVATGAYFRRLGCPGEDEHIGQGVSYCAVCDGAFFEGEEIAVVGGGNSAVEEGVYLTNFASKVYIIHRRDEFRADRAAVERALSNPKIVPVWNSVVERIEGDGAVENLVLKNVRTGETSSLKVAGVFMFVGQAPYDECVRGLVKATKEGWILVNEKMETSVDGIFAAGDVCNKHLRQVLTAASDGAIAAMGASSYINEQIHLRAVLLEPESVTAFFYSSIDEKQAHLSNEVEKFAKKQGKKIPIIDGYKNARMIEKLDIGSQLPAVVELRRGSVAKVEKLASEADIAKILG